The window gtgagttttccaaaataccacataccatacatacatacatacatacaattaagcatatctgggtgcttgcaatcccctttATTATGTTTAAATCGGATACCGAGTCTATTTTCACTCCTTACCACTACCATACACATCAAATATATAGTGGgctccgcccgacatcggaccttgctcggtatacagatctgttagtcatcaggccccgcccgatatGCATCCATTAGAATGGAGTCGTGCCTATAGGAGTTTCAAGATCGTACCATATGTAACCGGCTTTTTTAGGGCGAATTCCTCAACCATGACATCCTCAAAGAGTGAGGAATGAAGTAGAAGAATAACCGGTTGGTCAGCAAAGCCTCTTGCTAAGAGAGATAGGCGAGACAGGGAGAAGCTTTACCTACCGGCATCAACAATGGTGGGTTCCGGCGAGCTAACGATGCCAACTTGCATGCACGTATCCTGTGAGTTTGTGAATTTCTGGTAGGCAAGGAGTGGCAGGACCACAACAAAATAATTAGAAGACGATAGTAGAATGGCTAGGGGAAGAAGCAGGCATCTCTGATGGAGTCATCGGCCACCATTGACAATAGTAGGGAAGAGAGAGAAATCGAGAAGTGGAAAAAAATGGATTGGTACCTATGTTGTATATTGAAGAATATAAAGTACAAGTTACAACATATAGAAAATAACAAATTATCCTATTTTACAGGATCTACGTACAGAATGGTCCTTCTGATGCTTTGTTGACTAAATAACAACTAGATCtacagaaaaaagaaaaaaaggtgtCTGCTTTTTCGGATCTGTCAAAAAATTGTCTGCCTCATCAAACACCAGTCTGATTGTCTATCAGAAATTTTCGTGCTTCAACTAATTTTGGAGGTGGAAAAGTCCAATCTTTTAGTTGTCTGCTTCGGATGTATAAAAGTCCCGAATAAGATTGCGTAATTTTTTTTTCCTAGAATCGAGTACTTGAATTAGAGACAACTTGTAGGTTGAAGTAATCCAGAAGCAGTACCAGCAGCAAAGGAGCAAGAGGAGACTGCTGGTTGACCCGCATATTTTAGGTTAACATCCTTTAGTCTGATATTAGTGCATGGCTTCCCCTTTCTACAATCAAATTTCACTGCCACCCGTGTTGCTGATGTTCCATGTACATCCTCATACAGCACGTTGCTGATCTTTACTCCTGAAACCTGATTCGGGCAATTCTCATTGTTTGGGCAGTAATTTGCATCTATTAGTATCGGATTTTTTACGTTCACCATACTTGCATGCTGGAAAACAACATCCTTCACGAATCCATTGCTACGTCTTGCCCATGTCTTTATCCTTAAACCATTGTCACTACCTATAAATGTCGCAGTTTTTACAGTAACATTCTGAACACCCGCTTCTATAACGTCCCAACCTAGACTCCCGATGCTGCATCCACATAACACAACTAATTAACACATACACAAACACACTTGGAGAAGAATAATAATATATCATAGTTCAAAACAAAACTATAGATGTTATATATAAAAAACTCATGTACCTGATGCCATGACCGGGGCCACAAACCACCTTCTCTATCCAGATGTTAGAATTGCCAGGGCCAATGGAGATGCAGTCGTCCCCTGTGGAGATCTTAGAATTCAAGATAGTGACGCCTGTGGAAGATGATAAATGGATACCATCTGTGTTTGGGCTGAGCCCGGGTGCTGAGATGCTCACCCCTTGTAGCTTGGCATTGGTGCATGCATATAACAGGATGTGGAACATTTGGCTGTTTAATGACCTTAAATTACTGATCACTATGTTTTGGGAATGGTAGATGCCAAGTGTCTGTAacattaatgatatatatatatatataatcttagaAAGGAATTTAAAAACAACTATATAAAAAAGTTTATAAGGGGTGCATACGAACCGTAGCTCCTTTAGGACATGTCTTTCCAGAGGATTTGCAGGCCCATAGAGAAGAACCTTGGGCATCAAGGGTTCCACCGGAGATTGTAACATGGTTAGTCCGGTAAAACTTAATCCAAACTTGGGCGTTGCCTACAGCATTATACGTTGAGGGAGCCACCAAAGTACCATCTATCTTCATTGTGATGGCTTTGCTCTTACATGTTTGGCCGGAGAATGTGATTGCAGAACCAATCAAGTACCTGCCAATGGGTACATAGATGATGGCGGGATTTGTTGAATTACAGGCCAAACCCCATGCTTTTAGGAATGCACTTCTTGAGTCTAAGCGCCCATTGGCTTTGGCTCCAAAACTTAGGACGTTATATGTTACCTTTGCTGAATATGAGTACTGAAAGAGGAGGAAAATCATCAAGACTGGAACAATATTTAGTTTGGTGACCATGATGAATTCGTTAAGAAATGTTATAGCTCTATAACCAACCCGTTGATTCAGTTATTTATATCTGTTAAAATTGATTGCATAATCGAGGTATGCACCGGGGGTAGGTTGTTTTATTGATAATGATTGATATGAAGTACTCCGTATGTATAGGATTACGTACTGATCCATCGAGATGGTAACATGCAGGGAATATTAATCATGTAACctccataatatattaacatcTAAACAAGTCTGTATAATATTCATTTCACAAAATGTGGTTTGAAATTTCGATAAAAAGGTTATTCTAATTATGAAGTTATATTAAAATGGTGTGAATGGTATTGGTAGAtgttatatatgtatttaatatagTTATCCTAATGCAAATGGGAATGAATATGCAGGGGCTTATGATCTCACATGGATTAATAGCGGAATGTCAACACTGCCTAAAAAAATTATTGAGGACGTTCTACAAAAATTATGTCAACCTTGAAATAGTTTTCTTCTTAGGGATAACTATAGATAGAAATCATTATATATTAAACCTTCAAATTAAAGTAATATTATACTAAAAAGCTTATTAATTATATGCCTTAGAAAAACAAAGGCATCAAGAAATATTTAAGTGTTTATCCCAATATAGTATGTCAATGCAAGCGCAAGAGGGTGAAATTTCCCCAATCATGGTCACTTTAACATTAAGGATTTCTTGCAAGAGTATAAGCCAACAACGACTTACGATCTAAAACATGCCCTCCTAGCTTGCAATCCCAACCATCAATTCGATACCTGACCTGCCTATATCCCAAGAACATGTACCCCTGATCACATTACAAAACATCCATAACACATCAATCCACCAGTGCATTCCTGCACTGACATATTATCGCCAAACACAACGACCCTATTATGGGTTTACATACTAACTCTAAAAGCCACAAGCCTGTCCACTCTTTCTACGAACTTAGAGAACTGAAAGGGCATCACCCCCACCACAGATAGCGGCCCTACCACAAGGATTAATAGGTACATAACTactggatcatgtgcttccacgAATCATGGTATCAAACCATGCTATCTCTCCCGACCAGCCCTAAGATTCCCCAAAACTCTCCTCGATGCGAGTGTAGATCCTGTCCTTCCAGTAGTACGagctcaatactaccttccacacctatccttACTTTCCTGAAGAATCATCTTAGGTCCTCCAAGGCTTACTCAAAAATATCCTTCCGATACCTGCTCAACAACGAAACAACCGCACCAAAACACATCCTAGGTTCTCCTAGAGTTTCCCCACCTCCCCTGCTGAAGGGGTCCAATCAATGTCAGCCAACCACTTCataaatacaattacatgcaacaaaacgtaaataatccttcgactaaaggacccaaccctacaacggttagactcaaacgagggTTGCGCAATAGGTCCAAATCCTTCACTCTAAGATCTCTTAACCTCCATTGCATGTAACTTAATGTATTCATTTAATAGTTGGCTAACATCAACATGAGCCCCATAAAGCATGAAGCAATCAACATTCGAGCAACGGAGACGACTGGGACTCAGATACTATGAAATCTAGCAGATCCTCATACGGAATTCTAGATCATTATCTCCTACCATCGCGGATGCACCTTCACCCTGCACTCACTCTCTCAAGAGTAGCTAATCATTTCACGTGCTATCCGGCCATGAACTGcacccactcatgaaacttccaccaaccctgtagcactcgtgtatgctaatcatgaATAGCACTGGATCCTATAAACATTCGAAtatttgattctaccctaagcctttcaacaaacaagaacaagtaattaggccaaaccaaacattctcatgctATCTCTCCTGACCGGCCCTCATAATCCCCAAAACTCTCCTCGATGCGAGTATAGATCCTGTCCTTCCAGTAGTACCAactcaatactaccttccacacctatccttACTTTCATGAAGAATCATCTTAGGTCCTCCAAGGCTTACTCAAAAATATCCTTCCGATACCTGCTCAACAACGAAACAACCGCACCAAAACACATCCTACGTTCTCCTAGAATTTCCCCACCTCCCCAGCTGAAGGGCTCCAATCAATGTCAGCCAACCACTTCataaatacaattacatgcaacaaaacttaaataatcctTTGACTAAAGGacccaaccctacaacggttagactcaaacgagggTTGCGCAATAGGGACAAATCCTTCACTCTAAGATTTCTTAACCTCTATTGCATGTAACTTAATGTATTCATTTAATAGTTGGCTAACATCAACATGAGCCCCATAAAGCATGAAGCAATCAACATTCGTGCAACGGAGACGACTGGCACTCAGATACTACGAAATCTAGTAGATCCTCATACAGAATTCTAGATCATTATCTCCCACCATCTCGGATGAACCTTCACCCTGCACTCACTCTCTCGAGAGTAGCTAATCATTTCACGTGCTATCCGGCCATGAACTGcacccactcatgaaacttccaccaaccctgtagcactcgtgtatgctaatcatgaataacactggatcctataattaaacagtcgaatacttgattctaccctaagcctttCAACAAAGAAGAACATGAAActaggccaaaccaaacattctcaggataTAGAATCTAAGTTATGTACAggtatgatgcatacactaagcaactacagtaatgatgtcaattttatTTAAGAAAGAAACCTAGGCtgtcatgtatcatataatcaacGACTTCTATCacacaattcctgaagatccttagcttatcactagcatgctgttcaaaaattcataaatcaaatcatatcagataacatgtatggatattttgggaaaaacttacttgagtgtatgcaccacaccctttcttgtattagaaaacccttttctttaaaaacatttttgtttgaaaaactctaCCAAACCCTTAATTTGAGTTCAgaaacacccgagagtatgtctgaatccctcaaaccaaggctctaataccaacttgaaacgtcccaaaaatatgacctggaaattttcatttttaaattaataaaatagtaAACCATATCATTGTCACAAAATCAAGGTGATCGAATTTTATCaatacatcatcatcatcagagtAAGTCATAAAATGCAGAAATGAATGGTGTGTGCTCGACAATCATCTCGGGCTTTTCCCTTTGAAACCAGAAGTgtttgaaacataaactgaaaaccataagcacaaatgaAACATCCCCAAAATACGGTCcaacattttcattttaatttaataataaaaccacagTTATCAACCCATTTCATCAAAACATAAGTTATAATATCTCAAACATTGTTATCAgagtttcaaaacattagagtaaacatcccaggctaaaacatcTTGGAATGTGCAatgtagtcatcccgagctcttctcttTGCAACTGGAAGTACAAGAGACCAAATCCTaaaaccataagcatgaagcttaatgagtctccccaaactaccacatatcatacgtATAATCATATATTGCAAACATTAGGCCCAGCCCGCTACTTTGTGCCCCTCCTGGCATCAGATAAATCCGACATTAGGCCCTACTTGGCATTAGGCCCCGCTTGGCATCGAGCCCTGCTCGGTATATATATCTGTTTCTACTAGGCCCTGCCTGTCTCTAGGCTCCGCCCGCTATACCCATACAAACGTATAAGCATAATCAAACTAACACATAACAAGAAAGCACAACACTAATATTTCTAGACTCAAGGCCTCACCTATCTCGGGCCCCGCCCCTACTctactactaatgagatatggaaccccgtccacactcagctagtgatAAGATACggccccccgcccacactcatctccctaccaggcacatacaagtttCGCAAATACAACAATGataactaaacatgcattccttcctcgggtaccacccgacatcgaaccatagttcggaaacatacatataaaccttCCTCGAGCCCCGCCCGGCCCATAGTTtggaaacatacatataaaccttcttcgagcccccccccccccccccccccccccccccggcatCAGACCCTAATCCGGAAGCATATAaactacatcgggctaaccccaaCATCGGATCTAAATCTAgtatacactaacatacataaacgggctaacattggtgcctttgacccattccTAACGGAGAAAATTCACGTCGCAAGCTGACTGTAAAATCCTGCGAATAGCCTCTCGCTGCTAGCTGGCAAATCCTCGAACTGTTGATCTCTCGACACACCAAGCTACCATTACCCAAAATAACAATTATTCCAAACCAATAATTCTCCTTAGGGTAAACAGACCATTTTACCCAtagtccaacttggtccatatctaTAGCCCATACCATAATATATAAAatggcccaacactaggtaggcttcccAGGCCCACTAGTGGCCCGCTAATGGCccgattttcttattgggcccaatccctctaatgggccttaccctaaacccAAACATGTTCTTGCCCAAATTATCTTACttttgatggcccactaaggcccaaataaCTAAAATCCAATGTATGGCCCAATCCGAGGCCTAAAACACACCAAGCCCAACGTACTACTCTGTTAAGTCActtttccattaagcacttaatagtaTATTCTAAAGGCTATAAACACATATCCAATTC of the Lactuca sativa cultivar Salinas chromosome 6, Lsat_Salinas_v11, whole genome shotgun sequence genome contains:
- the LOC111905458 gene encoding polygalacturonase; protein product: MVTKLNIVPVLMIFLLFQYSYSAKVTYNVLSFGAKANGRLDSRSAFLKAWGLACNSTNPAIIYVPIGRYLIGSAITFSGQTCKSKAITMKIDGTLVAPSTYNAVGNAQVWIKFYRTNHVTISGGTLDAQGSSLWACKSSGKTCPKGATTLGIYHSQNIVISNLRSLNSQMFHILLYACTNAKLQGVSISAPGLSPNTDGIHLSSSTGVTILNSKISTGDDCISIGPGNSNIWIEKVVCGPGHGISIGSLGWDVIEAGVQNVTVKTATFIGSDNGLRIKTWARRSNGFVKDVVFQHASMVNVKNPILIDANYCPNNENCPNQVSGVKISNVLYEDVHGTSATRVAVKFDCRKGKPCTNIRLKDVNLKYAGQPAVSSCSFAAGTASGLLQPTSCL